The following coding sequences lie in one Drosophila bipectinata strain 14024-0381.07 chromosome XR, DbipHiC1v2, whole genome shotgun sequence genomic window:
- the LOC138925639 gene encoding uncharacterized protein: protein MNLFISKATSTDEALAALDFALGRGMKEECTTAVTNLLKRGQLTKSLKYVNVEDLIVQYNIDGVSGKKRLKGFPNFYGVLIGIGSGAEKVLGHALTAIKNNNNKKKLK, encoded by the exons ATGAACTTATTTATTAGCAAGGCCACCAGCACCGACGAGGCATTGGCTGCCTTAGATTTCGCCTTAGGCCGCGGCATGAAGGAAGAATGT ACCACCGCAGTGACCAATCTACTAAAGCGAGGACAATTAACAAAGTCGTTAAAATATGTTAACGTTGAGGACCTCATCGTGCAATATAACATCGACGGTGTTAGTGGGAAGAAGAGATTGAAGGGTTTCCCAAATTTTTATGGAGTTTTGATcggtat TGGTTCCGGGGCTGAGAAAGTGTTGGGGCACGCTTTGACGgccatcaaaaataataataataaaaaaaaattaaaataa